A window of Microbacterium lushaniae genomic DNA:
ATCCAGCGCGACGGCGCGGACGAGATCGCGGTGGCGTACTTCGGCGACGGCGCGACCAGCCAGGGCGACGTCAGCGAGGCGCTGGTGTTCTCGGCGTCCTACCAGGCCCCCGTGGTGTTCGTGTGCTCGAACAACCAGTGGGCCATCTCCGAACCCGTCGACGTGCAGTCGCGCGTGCCGCTGGCCGCACGCGCGCCGGGCTTCGGCATCCCCAGCATGCGCGTCGACGGCAACGACGTGCTCGCCTGCTACGCCGCGATGCGGTGGGCGCGCGAGCGGGCTCGCCGCGGCGAGGGGCCCACGTTCCTGGAGGCGGTGACCTACCGGATGGGCCCGCACACCACCGCCGACGATCCCACGCGGTATCGCGACGCCGCCGAGGTGGAGCGCTGGCAGCGCCGCGACCCCATCACGCGGTTCGAGACCTACCTGCGCGCGCAGGGCCTGCTCGACGACGACGCCGTGGCGGAGGTCGCCGCCGCCGCCGACACGCTGGCCGCCGCCGTGCGCGCGGCATGCGTCGGCGCGCAGACGCGCCCCGGCGTCGAAGTGCTCGACGACGTGTACGCCGAGCCGCACACGGGTCTCGCGGAGGAACGGCGCGAGTACGCCGAGTACCTCGCCGGATTCGCCGAGACGGAGGAGCGGGCATGAGCACGATGACCCTCGCGCGCGCGGTGAACGCGAGCCTGCGCTCAGCGATGATGGACGACCCGCGGGTGCTGCTGCTGGGTGAGGACATCGGGAAGCTCGGGGGCG
This region includes:
- the pdhA gene encoding pyruvate dehydrogenase (acetyl-transferring) E1 component subunit alpha, encoding MLTPAAVPDLALSVDDAARVLTPEGERIPDPTLDPWLGSLDPGLLRALYRDMVLTRRVDAEGFALQRQGQLGLWPPCRGQEAVQIGTTHALAAADMIFPSYRETGVVLARGARPDEFVMAWRGEAHTAYDIQRLRMAPMQVIIGAHALHATGYAMGIQRDGADEIAVAYFGDGATSQGDVSEALVFSASYQAPVVFVCSNNQWAISEPVDVQSRVPLAARAPGFGIPSMRVDGNDVLACYAAMRWARERARRGEGPTFLEAVTYRMGPHTTADDPTRYRDAAEVERWQRRDPITRFETYLRAQGLLDDDAVAEVAAAADTLAAAVRAACVGAQTRPGVEVLDDVYAEPHTGLAEERREYAEYLAGFAETEERA